A region of Mesorhizobium sp. M3A.F.Ca.ET.080.04.2.1 DNA encodes the following proteins:
- a CDS encoding methyltransferase domain-containing protein, which translates to MTALAQRSLVPEILDGLLAEDPRALRSRRDLARINALMLQAPIMVSLLRKFIVTPPGRILEIGAGDGTFMLKVARRMAREWRAVELTMLDRVGLVSPDLAADFAGLGWKLETITADVFDWAERTEGRTFDAITVNLFLHHFDDDGLLRLFSLLRRKAPLILATEPLRASFALAATRLLPAIGANDVTRHDAAQSVRAGFRGTELSDLWSAAGGRPLEERRAGLFSHVFVGTGQMPPGDAR; encoded by the coding sequence GTGACCGCGCTCGCTCAACGCAGCCTCGTGCCGGAAATCCTTGACGGCCTTTTGGCCGAGGATCCCCGCGCGCTGCGCTCGCGCCGCGATCTCGCCCGCATCAACGCGCTGATGCTCCAGGCACCGATCATGGTCTCGCTCTTGCGGAAATTCATCGTCACGCCGCCCGGCCGCATTCTCGAGATCGGTGCCGGCGATGGCACCTTTATGCTCAAGGTGGCCCGGCGCATGGCAAGAGAGTGGCGCGCGGTGGAACTGACGATGCTCGACCGCGTCGGCCTCGTCTCGCCGGACCTCGCCGCGGATTTCGCCGGCCTGGGATGGAAGCTCGAAACCATCACCGCCGACGTCTTCGACTGGGCGGAGAGGACCGAGGGCAGGACCTTCGACGCGATCACGGTCAACCTGTTCCTGCATCATTTCGACGACGATGGGCTGTTGCGCCTGTTCTCGCTCCTGCGGCGCAAGGCGCCGCTGATCCTGGCGACGGAACCGCTGCGTGCCAGCTTCGCGCTGGCCGCGACCCGTCTTCTGCCGGCGATCGGCGCCAATGACGTGACCAGGCATGACGCCGCCCAGAGCGTGCGCGCCGGCTTCCGCGGGACGGAACTTTCCGATCTCTGGAGTGCTGCCGGCGGCCGGCCGCTGGAGGAGCGGCGCGCCGGCCTTTTCTCCCACGTCTTCGTCGGCACCGGTCAGATGCCGCCCGGGGATGCCCGATGA
- a CDS encoding type III polyketide synthase yields MPVSAYINRIATAVPEHEVHEFYLRYAASMLPADRRKIFQRMAGLAGIEHRFSCFAPALDPEGSSADLAGTFRRGAFPGTAARMAMFSQAAPVLAQKAVNGLHLGDEASRITHLIITTCTGFSAPGIDLDLAARCGLPDGIERTMIGFMGCYAAINGLKLARHIVRSDPRARVLMVNIEVCTLHLRETTKLEKLLSFCLWGDGCAATLVTAEPPGIELDSFRCTVACEQRALMTWDIRDHGFDMVLSGQVPAAVQQALRSNRDAILGGRPPEAIDLWAVHPGGRTILDAVERALDLEPSALEPSREVLRQYGNMSSPTVMFVMEKMLQAPGGRLGCGMSFGPGLTAETMLFRTVS; encoded by the coding sequence ATGCCCGTCAGCGCCTACATCAACCGGATCGCGACAGCGGTTCCGGAGCACGAAGTCCATGAGTTCTACCTGCGCTACGCGGCCTCCATGCTGCCCGCCGATCGCCGGAAGATATTCCAGCGCATGGCGGGTCTCGCCGGCATCGAGCATCGCTTTTCCTGCTTTGCGCCCGCGCTCGATCCCGAAGGGTCGTCGGCCGACCTTGCAGGAACCTTCAGGCGCGGCGCCTTTCCCGGAACGGCCGCCAGAATGGCGATGTTCAGCCAGGCGGCACCCGTTCTTGCGCAAAAGGCCGTCAACGGACTCCACCTTGGCGACGAGGCATCGCGTATAACTCATCTCATCATCACCACCTGCACCGGCTTCTCCGCGCCGGGCATCGACCTCGACCTTGCTGCGCGTTGCGGCCTGCCGGACGGCATCGAGCGCACGATGATCGGTTTCATGGGCTGCTACGCGGCAATCAACGGCCTCAAGCTTGCCCGCCACATCGTGCGCTCGGACCCCCGAGCCAGGGTCCTCATGGTCAACATCGAGGTCTGCACGCTGCATCTGAGGGAAACCACCAAGCTGGAAAAGCTGCTCTCCTTCTGCCTTTGGGGCGATGGCTGCGCGGCGACGCTGGTCACCGCCGAGCCGCCGGGCATCGAACTCGACTCCTTCCGCTGCACCGTCGCGTGCGAGCAACGGGCGTTGATGACCTGGGATATTCGCGACCACGGCTTCGACATGGTGCTGTCCGGCCAGGTGCCGGCGGCGGTCCAGCAGGCGTTGCGCAGCAACAGGGACGCCATACTCGGCGGCCGGCCGCCGGAGGCGATCGACCTTTGGGCCGTGCATCCCGGCGGGCGCACCATTCTCGATGCCGTCGAAAGGGCGCTGGACCTGGAGCCCAGCGCGCTCGAACCGTCGCGCGAGGTGCTGCGCCAATACGGCAACATGTCGTCGCCCACCGTCATGTTCGTGATGGAGAAGATGCTGCAGGCGCCGGGCGGACGCCTTGGCTGCGGCATGTCGTTCGGACCCGGGCTGACGGCCGAGACCATGCTGTTCAGGACCGTCTCGTGA
- a CDS encoding DUF2231 domain-containing protein: MTHYPHSTASIGGHPIHPMLIPFPIAFFVATFVCDLIFWRTGNPGWIVATLWLLGAGLIMAALAALAGLTDVLGDDQVRNLRDAWLHAGGNVLVVLIELYNWYSRYSTGEAAVVPVGLTLSLIVVLILLFTGWKGWGMVYRHHVGVADDPGGSR, from the coding sequence ATGACCCACTATCCGCATAGCACGGCCAGCATCGGCGGCCACCCGATCCATCCGATGCTGATCCCTTTTCCGATCGCCTTTTTTGTGGCGACTTTCGTTTGCGACCTGATTTTCTGGCGGACGGGCAACCCTGGCTGGATCGTCGCCACGCTCTGGCTTCTCGGGGCGGGCCTGATCATGGCGGCCCTGGCCGCTCTTGCCGGGCTGACCGATGTGCTGGGCGACGACCAGGTCCGCAACCTGCGGGATGCATGGCTTCACGCCGGCGGCAATGTGCTTGTCGTGCTCATTGAACTCTACAATTGGTATTCGCGATACTCCACCGGCGAGGCGGCCGTGGTTCCGGTTGGCCTCACGCTGTCCCTGATCGTCGTCCTTATCCTCCTGTTCACCGGATGGAAGGGCTGGGGCATGGTCTACCGCCATCATGTCGGTGTCGCCGACGATCCGGGCGGATCGCGCTGA
- a CDS encoding multicopper oxidase domain-containing protein, which translates to MTLRGPVNVSPRCALIPGRRLEAAGPGKWLVHCHIAHHTTNNHVEEKGGGGLMVLIDVSRRGPELPASVGRAADCLT; encoded by the coding sequence TTGACCCTGCGCGGCCCCGTGAACGTGTCGCCTCGGTGCGCGTTGATCCCCGGCCGCCGCCTTGAAGCAGCGGGTCCCGGCAAGTGGCTGGTCCACTGCCACATCGCGCACCACACCACGAACAACCATGTCGAAGAGAAGGGCGGCGGCGGGCTGATGGTGCTCATCGACGTCAGCAGACGAGGACCGGAACTTCCGGCCTCCGTTGGACGGGCAGCGGATTGCTTAACTTAA